A stretch of the Thalassotalea euphylliae genome encodes the following:
- a CDS encoding L-threonylcarbamoyladenylate synthase — protein sequence MSQFFYVHPENPQGRLMKQAAAMIKEGAVVVYPTDSGYALGCHLGDKKALERICQIRHIDMDHDFALVCRDLSELSEYAKVDNTAFRLMKNNTPGAYTFIFKATKEVPRRLMNPKKKTIGIRIPDNAIAQALLEELGEPLMSTTLIMPGEAMAEYDPEHIRDILEKRVDLILNGGYLGEHPTTVIDFSEGEVEILRVGEGDAEPFSS from the coding sequence ATGAGTCAGTTTTTTTACGTTCACCCAGAAAACCCGCAAGGGCGTTTAATGAAGCAAGCGGCAGCCATGATCAAAGAGGGCGCTGTTGTGGTTTACCCGACTGATTCGGGCTATGCGCTCGGTTGTCACTTAGGTGATAAGAAAGCATTGGAGCGTATTTGCCAGATTCGCCATATCGATATGGATCACGATTTTGCCTTGGTTTGTCGCGATTTATCTGAGCTTTCGGAATACGCGAAAGTGGATAACACGGCATTTCGTTTAATGAAAAACAATACGCCGGGCGCTTATACCTTTATCTTTAAAGCGACCAAAGAAGTACCGCGCCGTTTGATGAATCCAAAAAAGAAAACCATCGGTATTCGCATTCCAGATAATGCAATTGCACAAGCTTTGTTGGAAGAGTTGGGTGAGCCGCTAATGTCGACCACCTTGATTATGCCGGGTGAGGCGATGGCGGAATACGACCCAGAACATATTCGCGATATTCTTGAAAAACGCGTCGATTTGATTCTCAACGGTGGCTACTTAGGCGAGCACCCAACGACGGTGATTGATTTTTCCGAAGGCGAGGTGGAAATCTTACGTGTTGGCGAGGGTGATGCTGAGCCATTTAGCTCATAA